A genomic stretch from Styela clava chromosome 5, kaStyClav1.hap1.2, whole genome shotgun sequence includes:
- the LOC120344886 gene encoding uncharacterized protein LOC120344886 yields MEELQIIANGQINNNERVITVSNFTRLNTTVDILKQGICAIQVPFIVSRYTCTTSSLEVQWKTTTFKSVFSYRLQIQDLKTKEIKETSVQLLMKKEPTIKIHEENTSSEFACVTTTNLYISSNYEIVVEQISAKTNNQIKTISKVLHNANGKTIMRLTFLDFV; encoded by the exons ATTATTGCAAATGGCCAGATCAATAACAATGAACGAGTGATtacagtttcaaattttactagGCTGAATACTACAGTAGATATTTTAAAGCAAGGTATATGCGCTATCCAAG TTCCCTTCATAGTGTCTCGCTACACTTGCACAACCTCATCGCTAGAAGTTCAATGGAAAACAACTACATTTAAGTCGGTCTTCTCATACAGACTTCAAATTCAg GATCTCAAGACCAAAGAAATCAAGGAGACAAGCGTTCAATTACTCATGAAAAAGGAACCAACAATAAAAATTCACGAAGAAAACACATCTTCGGAGTTTGCTTGCGTCACTACGacaaatttgtatatttcaagcAACTACGAAATCGTTGTTGAGCAAATATCGgcaaaaacaaacaatcaaataaaaaccaTATCCAAAGTTCTTCACAATGCAAATGGGAAGACTATTATGCGGTTAACGTTTCTTGACTTTGTCTAG
- the LOC144422994 gene encoding uncharacterized protein LOC144422994, with amino-acid sequence MMKVRNRTCIDSGRTGPNICIGSNFETTNCSRDTACSTTSTAAPAEMTTTNIYHKFTTLNDMTHTSTLSANANNTESTKINIFFPSSAITTTTTTSCGHDNLLVAIISSIVTLILAIILFGIGSLICRNKKMRNSQKIATQPQRLSEMNRVVNDVPSYYENFDEIQTSQLNSGNYELREEKEENYEIPHNYEKIKDGDHQYEEMNNSTTKEHPYIN; translated from the exons ATGATGAAAGTACGTAATCGAACATGCATTGACTCGGGAAGAACGGGGCCCAATATTTGCATTGGTTCTAATTTTGAG ACGACCAATTGTTCAAGAGACACTGCCTGTAGTACAACGTCCACCGCGGCGCCTGCTGAAATGACaacaacaaatatttatcataaatttaCAACTCTCAATGACATGACACATACTTCCACATTGTCTGCCAATGCAAATAACACAGAATCTACGAAGATAAACATTTTCTTTCCCTCTAGTGCAATCACTACTACTACAACGACTTCTTGTG gcCACGACAATTTATTGGTTGCAATTATTTCATCCATAGTCACATTGATTCTTGCAATCATTCTATTTGGAATTGGTTCGCTGATTTGtagaaacaaaaaaatgag GAATTCTCAAAAAATCGCAACTCAACCACAACGTCTTTCAGAGATGAATAGGGTTGTTAATGACGTCCCGAGTTATTATGAAAACTTTGATGAAATTCAAACATCACAACTGAACTCCGGAAATTATGAGTTAAGAGAAGAGAAAGAAGAAAATTATGAAATCCCGCATAATTATGAGAAAATAAAAGACGGAGATCATCAATACGAAGAAATGAATAATAGCACAACAAAAGAACATCCGTACATCAATTAA
- the LOC144423048 gene encoding collagen alpha-1(XXI) chain-like isoform X1: MRIESIFLFILLQYPRHLNAAACRETPMDLVFVLDGSGSIRDENWELIKSWVKLVAENYDLGGLTQIGIVQFSHWFPNESAQPYLKTEIQLGKLKSEAQFKAAVDEISIHGFTTYTAHAINKTVNEDFMRSDRFYDASVKKVIILFTDGR, encoded by the exons ATGAGAattgaatcaatatttttgtttattctccTTCAATACCCGAGGCATCTGAACGCAGCAg CATGTCGTGAAACGCCCATGGATCTTGTATTTGTGCTGGATGGATCGGGTTCCATCAGAGATGAGAATTGGGAGCTTATTAAGTCATGGGTCAAGTTGGTAGCAGAAAATTATGACTTAGGCGGATTAACACAGATTGGCATCGTTCAGTTCTCACACTGGTTTCCAAATGAAAG CGCACAGCCAtatttaaaaactgaaatacAGCTCGGAAAACTGAAGTCTGAAGCCCAATTCAAG GCCGCTGTTGACGAAATATCAATTCATGGATTCACAACTTACACTGCACATGCTATCAACAAAACAGTGAATGAAGATTTCATGAGATCTGATCGTTTTTATGATGCTTCAGTGAAGAAagtcattattttatttacagatgGAAGGTAA
- the LOC144423048 gene encoding matrilin-1-like isoform X2 has protein sequence MDLVFVLDGSGSIRDENWELIKSWVKLVAENYDLGGLTQIGIVQFSHWFPNESAQPYLKTEIQLGKLKSEAQFKAAVDEISIHGFTTYTAHAINKTVNEDFMRSDRFYDASVKKVIILFTDGR, from the exons ATGGATCTTGTATTTGTGCTGGATGGATCGGGTTCCATCAGAGATGAGAATTGGGAGCTTATTAAGTCATGGGTCAAGTTGGTAGCAGAAAATTATGACTTAGGCGGATTAACACAGATTGGCATCGTTCAGTTCTCACACTGGTTTCCAAATGAAAG CGCACAGCCAtatttaaaaactgaaatacAGCTCGGAAAACTGAAGTCTGAAGCCCAATTCAAG GCCGCTGTTGACGAAATATCAATTCATGGATTCACAACTTACACTGCACATGCTATCAACAAAACAGTGAATGAAGATTTCATGAGATCTGATCGTTTTTATGATGCTTCAGTGAAGAAagtcattattttatttacagatgGAAGGTAA
- the LOC144423047 gene encoding uncharacterized protein LOC144423047 — MEELQIIANGQINNNERVITVSNFTRLNTTVDILKQGICAIQVPFIVSRYTCTTSSLEVQWETTTFKSVFSYRLQIQDLKTKEIKKTSVQLLMKKEPTIKIHEENTSPEFACVTTTNLYISSNYEIVVEQISAKTNNQIKTISKVLHNANGKTIMRLTFLDFV; from the exons ATGGAGGAATTACAG ATTATTGCAAATGGCCAGATCAATAACAATGAACGAGTGATtacagtttcaaattttactagGCTGAATACTACGGTAGACATTTTAAAGCAAGGTATATGTGCTATCCAAG TTCCCTTCATAGTGTCTCGCTACACTTGCACAACTTCATCGTTAGAAGTTCAATGGGAAACAACTACATTTAAGTCGGTCTTCTCATACAGACTTCAAATTCAG GATCTCAAGACCAAAGAAATCAAGAAGACAAGCGTTCAATTACTCATGAAAAAGGAACCAACAATAAAAATTCACGAAGAAAACACATCTCCGGAGTTTGCTTGCGTCACTACGacaaatttgtatatttcaagcAACTACGAAATCGTTGTTGAGCAAATATCGgcaaaaacaaacaatcaaataaaaaccaTATCCAAAGTTCTTCACAATGCAAATGGGAAGACTATTATGCGGTTAACGTTTCTTGACTTTGTCTAG